In Oceanotoga teriensis, the DNA window ATATATGAACTTAATCTTGAAAACTTTAGAGATAGAAGTGTTTTGAGCCTTTCTGGAGGAGAATTTCAAAGAGTATTAGTTGCAAGAGCTTTATGTCAAGAACCAGAAGTGCTTTTATTAGATGAACCTACATCAGCTCTTGATATGAACTATGCTGTCGATATTTTAAGTACAGTTAGAGACTTAGTTGAAATAAAAAATTTAACAGCTGTTGCTGTTTTGCATGATTTAAATCTTGCTTCCATATTTTGTTCTGAACTAATTTTAATGAAAGAAGGAAAAATAGAACATTGTGGAAAACCAAAAGAGTTAATGAATGAAAAAATTCTTAAAGATATATACGGTTTCGATTCTAAAGTCATTTATGAAGATGATGAAACCCCTTATATAATTCCTGTATGCAATGGTAGAAGAGGTGTTGTGAATGTTTGAAAGTAGATATAGATCACATCATGATTCAGGT includes these proteins:
- a CDS encoding ABC transporter ATP-binding protein produces the protein MIRTEKLNFNYGNKHILKDIDIDIKKGKFTGILGPNGSGKSTLLKNVLGYLQPESGKILLNGRSLKSITRKEAARIVGFVPQKSGFSMNINVEDFVMLGRIPHLKNKWSGFQKKDRDVCNKIIYELNLENFRDRSVLSLSGGEFQRVLVARALCQEPEVLLLDEPTSALDMNYAVDILSTVRDLVEIKNLTAVAVLHDLNLASIFCSELILMKEGKIEHCGKPKELMNEKILKDIYGFDSKVIYEDDETPYIIPVCNGRRGVVNV